A single genomic interval of Terriglobus albidus harbors:
- a CDS encoding site-2 protease family protein, whose product MSAGLLNPVAEPVVETPQVSAARRPASSPIWVHLLLFLLTLFTTTALGMRYMVNFNQGKPPLTSSEDIVPHVWIAGHLNLLPLGLPFSLTLLAILLAHEFAHYAACRYVGVRASLPYLLPAPTLSGTVGAVIRLRSRIRSRRALLLIGASGPIAGFLVAIVTTWVGLANSRPEPVASSIVRFNPPLLLQIFHVLLQGANHSLPDIYNIVPHPMVVASWVGVLITAVNLIPAGQLDGGHILYAISPKAHHIGTQITIGVLMLLGTVYWIGWLLWAMLLMLPAMKHPNVPLDDEMEPWQVGVIAVCGVIFLLCFSLQPFADASLVAEFSRITWGR is encoded by the coding sequence ATGAGTGCCGGCCTCCTGAATCCTGTTGCCGAACCCGTTGTTGAGACACCACAGGTAAGTGCTGCGCGGCGTCCGGCATCCTCGCCCATCTGGGTGCACCTGCTGCTGTTTCTCTTGACCCTGTTCACGACTACGGCGCTCGGCATGCGCTACATGGTCAACTTCAATCAGGGCAAGCCGCCACTGACCAGCAGCGAAGATATCGTTCCCCACGTGTGGATCGCTGGGCATCTGAACCTTCTACCGCTGGGGCTGCCGTTCTCCCTGACGCTTCTGGCCATTCTTCTGGCGCATGAGTTCGCGCACTATGCTGCCTGCCGTTATGTGGGCGTGCGTGCGTCGCTGCCGTATCTGTTACCGGCGCCGACACTCAGTGGCACGGTGGGCGCCGTGATCCGATTGCGGTCGCGCATCCGCTCCCGCCGCGCACTGCTGTTGATCGGAGCTTCGGGCCCGATTGCGGGCTTCCTGGTTGCAATCGTCACCACATGGGTGGGCCTGGCGAACTCCAGGCCGGAGCCCGTTGCTTCTTCAATCGTTCGGTTCAATCCGCCGCTACTGCTGCAGATCTTTCATGTGCTGCTGCAGGGAGCGAATCACTCGCTGCCGGATATCTATAACATCGTTCCGCACCCGATGGTGGTGGCAAGCTGGGTAGGCGTGCTGATCACTGCCGTCAACCTCATCCCTGCCGGACAGCTTGATGGCGGCCATATCCTTTACGCCATCTCTCCCAAAGCACACCACATTGGTACGCAGATCACCATTGGCGTGCTTATGCTGCTGGGAACTGTTTACTGGATCGGTTGGCTGTTATGGGCAATGCTCTTGATGCTGCCCGCAATGAAACATCCGAATGTTCCGCTCGACGATGAGATGGAGCCGTGGCAGGTTGGCGTGATTGCTGTCTGCGGTGTGATCTTCCTGCTCTGTTTCTCGCTGCAGCCCTTCGCCGATGCAAGCCTGGTGGCTGAGTTCTCGCGCATTACATGGGGACGGTAG
- a CDS encoding HU family DNA-binding protein, whose protein sequence is MIKQDLIQRIVDRTGLPRTKAEAAVDTIFDAMKQTLAAGDRIELRGFGVFNVRPRKTGIGRNPRTGAEVSITPGKAVRFKPGKDLQVIG, encoded by the coding sequence TTGATCAAGCAAGATCTCATTCAGCGGATTGTGGATCGAACCGGCCTTCCCCGGACGAAAGCCGAGGCGGCTGTCGACACTATCTTCGATGCCATGAAGCAGACTCTGGCAGCCGGAGACAGGATTGAACTTCGCGGCTTCGGTGTCTTCAACGTGCGCCCGCGCAAGACCGGCATCGGCCGTAATCCCAGGACTGGCGCCGAGGTCAGCATTACTCCAGGAAAAGCAGTTCGCTTCAAGCCCGGCAAGGACCTTCAGGTCATTGGCTGA
- the dcd gene encoding dCTP deaminase, whose protein sequence is MSIKSDRWIRQQAIEHGMIRPFSEKQVREGVISYGLSSYGYDLRVSDEFKIFTNVNSAIIDPKQFDERSFVTVQAESVIVPPNSFALARSIEYFKIPRDVLTICVGKSTYARCGIIVNVTPFEPEWEGFVTLEISNTTPLPARVYANEGLCQILFFQSDERCEVSYADRGGKYQNQQGIVLPKL, encoded by the coding sequence ATGTCCATCAAGAGCGACCGCTGGATTCGGCAGCAGGCCATCGAACACGGAATGATTCGCCCGTTCAGCGAGAAGCAGGTACGGGAAGGCGTTATTTCCTACGGACTGTCGTCGTACGGCTACGATCTCAGGGTCTCCGATGAATTCAAGATCTTTACCAACGTCAACTCGGCCATCATCGACCCAAAGCAGTTCGATGAGCGTTCGTTTGTGACGGTACAGGCGGAATCTGTCATTGTTCCGCCGAATTCCTTTGCGCTGGCACGATCGATTGAGTACTTCAAAATCCCCCGTGACGTACTGACTATCTGCGTTGGTAAGTCTACGTACGCTCGATGCGGCATCATCGTCAACGTGACGCCGTTCGAGCCTGAATGGGAGGGTTTTGTGACCCTTGAGATCTCAAATACAACCCCTCTGCCGGCGCGCGTCTACGCCAATGAGGGCCTTTGCCAGATTCTCTTCTTCCAGTCGGATGAACGCTGCGAGGTCAGTTATGCCGATCGCGGCGGAAAATACCAGAACCAACAGGGGATTGTCCTACCGAAACTCTAA